In Raphanus sativus cultivar WK10039 unplaced genomic scaffold, ASM80110v3 Scaffold1014, whole genome shotgun sequence, the sequence AAGTCTCATCATTTCTCAAGAATATCACAAAACCCAATATTagaaactaaaaatgaaaaaatactaataatacATGACACTAAATAtctaaatcaaatcaaaatctaaGAAGACCCATTACAAAATAGTATCTGACTTGAAACTAGGGTTTCTTAAATTAGAGGTCAAAACAGCTGGAGAACTGCAGCCAGATTCAGGTCATCGTAACTCAGAATCggtataaaaaaaaatcaacaagaGATTTGAAAGATCTGAGGAAATCCTAATCAATTTgcaattttagtaatttatttttttacaaaaagaataTCAGATCTGGCCCCTAAATTCGAACACAGATCCAGATTATTACGAAACTGATGAAGAAACATCGCATGTCCTTTTCCAtatttgcattaaaaaaaatacaaatcattcaCCACAGAAGTCCAAATATGAAACCAAACCTTTTTTCTATATTCCCAGAGGAAAAAAGCCACAAAATCAAAAGgatgaaggaagaagaaaagggCAAATTGGGAATTAGATCTACAGGTCCATGTTGGTTGGTATTTGtgattaggggtgggcactttatccgatatccgaagtggcacccgaacccgatccgaaaaacccgaaccgaaatccgaaccgaaatagtaaaatacccgaacgggtattaagttaggagagattggatatccgaacccgaacgggtaatacccgaacccgaatggatatccgaaaataaccgaacatgtgtatacttacccttatatttctagtttacatctctcattttattttaaatatttatattgatgttagacatactttaaaatcatatagtatatatatataactatagaaaaaataatttgatattcatttaaaatgcatgttaaactttttatttcatgtattaaccaaagttacatccaaagtttaaaaacaataaccaaattaatatttttattttgaaaatgttatcTCCagatctattaatcattcaatctataaaaagaaaaaaagaatcagttaagtaaaatctatatttttaaatataaaaaactttaaaaaagaaaattttatttttatttcttttaaaatctaaatatccgaacccgatccgaaataaccgaacctgaactaaaaatacccgaacccgatccgaagttcagaaatacccgaacggatattatactcctataccgaaatacccgaaaatccgaaatacccgatccaaacccgaacggatacccgaacgcccacccctattTGTGATGATCTATTTTAAATCCTCAAGCAACAATATCAACAAAGCAAAgagatattttcttttttactaataTTAATCACCTTTTTTCAATTTAAGATCATATCAGAGAGGAAACAAAGAGTCAGGTGTTGGCTTGCTTGCTGCTGGGCTTTTGATATAAAACAACTTTCCCTAAGTTTTGCTGTGTGATGTTGTGATGATGTCTTCTTATAAGTTAAAAGAGTAACGCTTCAAAACCAAGCAGATGCAATTTTCCTATGCATTTTGTTTATAACCTATGGTCTATAACCATCAAAAGGGGTAacgaaataaatattaaaaaaaagcatTAAAGCCAAGTCTACTAATACAAATTGGTTTTGTTTATTACGGGTGGTGGACATTACCGGATATCCGCACACTGTTTTAGTCGATTTTTCTAGAAATATTAGTGCATTCTTTtgatatataactttttaaaaaaatgaaggtaaacaaaattaactttttgaaaattttgagagtttgtttattttgtcaattttttcctcaattttaaaatgtttgttcGTATTATTTACAACTTTTAGTTTATTAATCTGATTTTCCTCAGTAAATACAATTTCGAATGATGATGACACATTGGGTTCAACGAGCCCATCAGTTTTCGAAAACATGTGGCCTTAGGTCCATTAAACAAAAGATACCAATCAAAATGCAATGGACTCCACGTcatcaaaatttacaaaaacacCCTTCCCGCCTCCGTCTTCCCTAAATCAACCCAACCACCGGCGAGTTTCTAAAAACCGGCAGATCTCCACCGTGACTCACACTCTTCCGCCTTGGTCTCGCCTCCGCGAGCATCGTCATCACGTCCCTAATCGACGGCCTATCCTTCGGGAGCTTCGCAGTACACAGAAGCGCGATCCTCAGCGCCAGAAGCATCTCCTCGATCACATGCCCACACTCACCCGCCACGCTCGGATCCAGCACTCCCTCCAAACTCTCGCTCCTCTTCACCTTCCTCCTTATCCACTCCACAACATCGAtcgactcctcctcctccgcgaACGAAGGATCGCCAACCGGCATCTTCCCCGTCACCAGCTCGAGCATCACCACGCCGAGGCTGTACACATCGCTCCTCTCGTCGATCGTGAGCGCGTAACCGTACTCCGGAGCTATGTACCCGTACGATCCCGCCACCATGGATACCGTCTCGTTCTTGCGGAGCATCGTCTTCGCCAATCCGAAATCGGCGATCCTCGCCTCGAGGTTCGAGTCTAACAATATGTTGTTCGATTTAATGTCTCTGTGGATGATCGGTGGATAACAGTCGTTGTGTAGGTAGTTGAGTCCCTGAACGACTCCAACCGCCACGTTGTAACGCGATAACCAATCTCTCAACAAGAATTTATTATCTTTCGAATGTAACGCCGTGCCTAAGTTGCCGTTAGGCATGTACTCGTACACCATCATCACTTCTCTCTCGTTGTGTATGTAGCCGAGGATTTTAACAATGTTTCGGTGTCTGAGATTACCTAGGAGGTTTACTTCTTTTAGTATGTCGTCCTCTTGTTCTTCGTCTTGActgtgatgatgatggtgatggtggTCTTCGATGTCGGTTTGTGGTGACGGTGACTTCCAGAGTTTTTTAACGGCTACCGTTAGTAACGGCCGTCTCATGACTTCTGCTTTGTAGACTATCCCCATGGCTCCCATTCCGATGATGTTTGATTCTTTGATGTGTGTTAAGACGTCTCCTGCTGTGAAGCAGAGTCTCTGGAAAGCCACTAGTCTCCACGGCCACTCCTCTCGAGGCTGTTTGCAGAAGAGGTACTCTCTGGCGAAGTTGCTGTAGAGATCCCATCTTCTGTACACCCATCTCCCCGCCAAGAATATCATTCCGAGAGAGACGATGACTGCTGTTCCGACGATGAACCCGAAGACTGCGTGATGCATGTGGATTCTAGGGGTTCTCTCTCTTGCTGACAAAGCTAGGCTCTTTGAGCAAGGGGGTAGAACTCCGCCGCACAAGCCTTGGTTTCCGACGAGGTCGTTTTGGTTTATGGCTGCAAACAGATTGTTTGAGGGGACAGGTCCTGTGAGTTTGTTGAATGACACGTTCAGCATCTCGAGCGTTGGGGAGGCTCCCAAGTTCTGCGGTATGTTCCCGGTTAGAGAGTTGTTTGAGAGGTCGAGGATAGCTAACATGTGCATCCCGGCTAGTGCCTGAGGGATCTCTCCGACCAATTGGTTGCTCTTGAGATTTAGGCTCACGAGTTTCTCTAAGGAAGCGATTCTCTCTGGGATTTGGCCTGAAAAACGGTTGAAGGAGAGGTCGAGGACGGACAGAGACGGACGATCCTGAATCTGGTTGGGTATGTTTCCGGCGAAGCTGTTATGCGAGGCGATGAAAGTCTGGAGATTGGGACTTGAGAAAATTGAATAAGGTAGGGATGAGAGATGGTTAAAGGATATGTCTATGAAGGAGAGTGATTTGGAGGATGTTATGTCGTCTGGAACTTGACCGGTGAGGTTGTTTTTGGCTAGCTCTAGATGTTGAAGCATTGGCAAGTCACCTGAGCCGGCTGGTATTGGTCCTGAAATGAGATTCTTCTGGATTCGGACACGAACCAAAGTCGGACACGAGAAGATGTCCTCTGGAATCTGACCTGAGAACGAGTTGTTGAAGAGAATGAGCTTTGTGAGGTTTCTGTGATAGCACAGTCCGGATGGGATATCCCCTGTTAGCTTGTTTGATGAGACATCTAGCCATTTCAACGGCGAACTCTTGCCGAGATCCACCGGTAAGGAACCCGTCAGAGAGTTTTGCCACAGCTCGAGAACCTCGAGGTTCGGTAACTCAGCGATCTTTGAGGGAATGGTTCCCGTGAGTTGATTCCTCATCAGATTCAGAAGCTGCAGATTCTTCAACTCGGCTACTTCTGTTGGTATCTCTCCTGTGATCTGGTTATCAGACAGATCAAGGAACACAAGAGAAGTGATGTTACCGACTTCCCGAGGAATCTTCCCTGTGAGACAGTTCTGGTAGAGATAAACCGTTGTAAGCTGTTTCAGCTGTCCCAAAGAAGATGGAATCGAGCCCGTGAGGTTCCCAACAGCCAAATCGAGGTATTGGAGTTGCGTCAGCTTCCCAAACTCTTCTGGAATCTGACCTGTGAAGCCATTGTAACCGAGAATGATGGTCTCTAAGGAAGAGAGCTCGCCGATAACCTTCGGTAGCTTTCCGCTTAAGTTATTACCAGAAAGACCTAGAAACGTCAGCTTCTTGAGATTCGTGAACGAAGAAGGTACGGAGCCTTCGAAGTAACCTCCACGAAAGTCCAAAACCTCAAGTGTAGTCGCGTTGCCGAGATCTTCAGGGAGAAACCCAGAGAAATTGTTGCTGGAGGCGTTGACGTGTGTAAGACCAGTGGCCATTCCTAGACCGTAAGGGAAGGTTCCAAAGAAGCTGTTCACACTCACGTCGATGACTTTCAAGGAAGTGAGGTTAGAGAGAGATTTAGGAAGAGAGCACTCGAACGCATTGTTGCTGAGATCAAGAACTTGCAGAGAAGGGAAGCTCTGAATCTGATCTGAGATGTTTCCACTGAGATTCATGTTGGGGAGTAGAAGCTTAGCCACGGAACCAATTTGATCGCAGTGAACTCCGGTCCAGTGACAATGAACGGACCCGGTAGCGTTCTCGGGTCTCTTCCAGTCTTGGAGATTGTTAGAAGGATCAAACAGGTCTGACTTGATAGCCAACAAGATCTCTTGTTCTTGAAATGTTTCAGACGAAACAAGAGAGAAAGCAATGtaacagaagagaaagaaaagttGAGGTGTCGTCattgttttctcttcttcactTTTTGGCTAAGCTTGTGGCATTTGGAAACCAAATGGTGCAACTGAGATTGAAAGGTCCACAAGCTAAGAGTTTGATAACAGAGGAGAGTGGAAACGAAAAGCTGGAAAACAATGATTAGTCagaatcttattttattttaatcccctctcaattattttatcatgattgtgtttctttttctatcGGTGGAATTAATATACCAATTCCTTTggcaaaaataaatataaattgttaggttttgtatatttaacatataagaaaatagaTGATATGATTTCTTTCATATGTGTTGCTGATCTGTATAGACATCAAACATTAAAGTGCTGATGAAGAGATTAAAATAATGATCGTGGGATCTTGAGTTTATAAACAGCTAATCATAAGACACTGAGTGACTTGTAAAGCTTTGTCCTCATTAGGGATTAGTGGGACAGTGAAACATGGCCAGAGAATGTGTCTCGCCTAGTGCTCTACTTTTAACTATTTTCATCACGGAGATGATTAATAGATCagtcaaaatgaaaaaaatgtttgtaaaaAAACTATCACTACTAGAAATTAACTCCACCTCATGTCTGAATTTGACACTATCGATGTTCTTTTTACATGTGTTTGATTTTCACACACATAAATGTTACTTTCATGGAACAATGCTGATAAATCATTTTAAGTCAACGTAACGTACCTTTTAATCATCTTAAATGTGTGAGTAAATGCATCGGAAGACATGCATGGTCCGTTTAGTTTTGTGATCATAAAGGCAGGATCCTGTACATGGTCTGGATGATTTTATGATCATAGAGTACACGAGTGGTCGATCATGCTTACGGTCTTAGGATACTTCGAATACACATCCACGTTAGATGATACTTTCTTtgttgcttcaatccataggtGTTTGTGCCATGCTGCTTGttcatttcattttttgttGATGGTTTTCTAAACATGTTTTGCTATGTATTGAATGTATTTACTATGCTTTTAATAGCTGCAACACAATGCTTTTCAAATGTGGGATTTTCAAGGAGATTTTTGGTTGGTGTGTGATTGTTTCAAGAATCCATTTAAACTTTCATTAGCCGGAagaatgttttcttaatttccGTATGCCgtcaaaaaaatacatgatatGATATGAGGTTTCTGAGAGAATCTTTTCACGTTGTTAGAGCATAATTAAAGACAAAAAAGAAAGTTCATTGCCAAGTTGCAAATAGGAACGTCCCATAACACTTGCGTGCATGTTAATACAATACTTATACACTTAATTATTGCAAACATGTACATGTATGATTAAACTTAAACTTTATGATATATCTTTTGTACTTgaatttaatttttggtttcttttgctaaaatatATTCCTTTGATCTTAAGGTATTTAATATCATATATGCATATATGGGTTTGATTTGCATATGCctgaatttatatattaaggAGCTTGATCAACTATATATGCATTTAGAGCTAAATGGATacagttgttcaaaaaaaaaaaagctaaatgGATACAAGTAAACGATCATTATCGACCGTTTAAAAGTATAAACAATTGTTGTAATTGCTCAAGTTAGATGGACAGTATCTCAAATTAGTTATTGCAATTTTGTCCTGTGGAACATCATATATTATTCTAGAAAGAAAAGTAATGGCACAAACCTAACTTTATAATATGCCATATAGGATTTCACATGCACCCATATGAGCCTTTTTATCataattacatttttaaatatgaaaaatacttAAAGGAATAACAACAATCCTAAACATGATATGATAGGTTACATGGCATTATTAATGTGTATTATCATGATGAGATCATAATTTCGATAATTTAGAGGAGAGGTATGATGAAGCTGGAGTCCATGTGCTAAAGGTTTTCCAATTTTGTTCACTTTAGTTTACTTTTGAATGTGATTCGGTTTTTTATTTGCCAAAATTGGAACTTGGAAccacaaaaaaattaaagctatGATGTGGGTTATATATAACTAGATGGTGAAGTTAGTAATGTGAATATGAGTCTATTGTTAATTAGAGTTGATCGAACAATGACATGAATGTAATATTTGCTGGAATAATATGTGAAATCTTATTGAAAATGTGACTTGAAAGCATCatactttaaaaaataataatcagtttttataaatgtattaagtaacattttgtatattaaataGATCATTCTACAATAGAAACTCGATAAACTAATAATCACGCTAAATTAGTAAATATATCATTATCGAGTTGAATCGGTTGAAAATATGACACAGatcgataaaataatatgatgatata encodes:
- the LOC130503561 gene encoding leucine-rich repeat receptor-like protein kinase PXL1, whose amino-acid sequence is MTTPQLFFLFCYIAFSLVSSETFQEQEILLAIKSDLFDPSNNLQDWKRPENATGSVHCHWTGVHCDQIGSVAKLLLPNMNLSGNISDQIQSFPSLQVLDLSNNAFECSLPKSLSNLTSLKVIDVSVNSFFGTFPYGLGMATGLTHVNASSNNFSGFLPEDLGNATTLEVLDFRGGYFEGSVPSSFTNLKKLTFLGLSGNNLSGKLPKVIGELSSLETIILGYNGFTGQIPEEFGKLTQLQYLDLAVGNLTGSIPSSLGQLKQLTTVYLYQNCLTGKIPREVGNITSLVFLDLSDNQITGEIPTEVAELKNLQLLNLMRNQLTGTIPSKIAELPNLEVLELWQNSLTGSLPVDLGKSSPLKWLDVSSNKLTGDIPSGLCYHRNLTKLILFNNSFSGQIPEDIFSCPTLVRVRIQKNLISGPIPAGSGDLPMLQHLELAKNNLTGQVPDDITSSKSLSFIDISFNHLSSLPYSIFSSPNLQTFIASHNSFAGNIPNQIQDRPSLSVLDLSFNRFSGQIPERIASLEKLVSLNLKSNQLVGEIPQALAGMHMLAILDLSNNSLTGNIPQNLGASPTLEMLNVSFNKLTGPVPSNNLFAAINQNDLVGNQGLCGGVLPPCSKSLALSARERTPRIHMHHAVFGFIVGTAVIVSLGMIFLAGRWVYRRWDLYSNFAREYLFCKQPREEWPWRLVAFQRLCFTAGDVLTHIKESNIIGMGAMGIVYKAEVMRRPLLTVAVKKLWKSPSPQTDIEDHHHHHHHSQDEEQEDDILKEVNLLGNLRHRNIVKILGYIHNEREVMMVYEYMPNGNLGTALHSKDNKFLLRDWLSRYNVAVGVVQGLNYLHNDCYPPIIHRDIKSNNILLDSNLEARIADFGLAKTMLRKNETVSMVAGSYGYIAPEYGYALTIDERSDVYSLGVVMLELVTGKMPVGDPSFAEEEESIDVVEWIRRKVKRSESLEGVLDPSVAGECGHVIEEMLLALRIALLCTAKLPKDRPSIRDVMTMLAEARPRRKSVSHGGDLPVFRNSPVVGLI